One Acetobacterium sp. KB-1 DNA segment encodes these proteins:
- a CDS encoding HdeD family acid-resistance protein — protein sequence MSAFKNTAPIVWLLISIAVFAGGMIMLLDVKLAWNMIITSISIMLVVVGIMYLSAIFLKKGESKFKELGIGILSLLGGVFTYLNPQYLKVPFSFAIGMLGIIIGCFVLLSSIKLKKDGASWVWTLLVALVYIGLGINMAFLTTTGRIFGIIFGVYLIFFALNIFGDALVSLMKHNDGAKKAKKHIRVTLPLVFAAFLPMRMLKKVNALVQEEPDALLLLEDHSIERTTDMEIFIHTKEGLIPGMGHVDAAIGECVYSYGNYDDSTWKLGGFLADGVLVEMPKTEHVKQALKVEKKILMGYGLALTPEQKKGVQEQLDDLLSHVLPWEPKAEQADKGEIKGNAKDFEDVSSQLYNDAKASFYKFKQGNEFKTYYALGTNCVKLVDTLVGKTGIDLIKINGIITPGAYLDYLDRLYDRGDSIVVSRTLYQDIENKREKEITVSPA from the coding sequence ATGTCAGCATTTAAGAATACAGCTCCGATTGTTTGGTTATTAATATCCATTGCGGTATTTGCCGGTGGCATGATTATGCTGCTTGATGTCAAGCTGGCTTGGAATATGATTATTACCAGCATCTCGATTATGCTGGTGGTGGTCGGGATTATGTATCTGTCAGCTATTTTTCTAAAAAAGGGCGAAAGTAAGTTTAAAGAGTTGGGAATTGGAATTTTATCTCTGTTGGGCGGGGTTTTTACCTATCTCAACCCGCAGTATTTAAAGGTGCCGTTTAGTTTTGCAATTGGGATGCTGGGGATTATTATTGGTTGCTTTGTTTTATTAAGTAGCATTAAATTAAAAAAAGACGGTGCTTCCTGGGTGTGGACCTTGCTGGTGGCTCTGGTCTATATCGGCTTGGGTATTAACATGGCTTTTTTGACCACAACAGGCCGGATCTTTGGCATTATCTTCGGCGTTTATCTGATCTTTTTTGCTTTAAATATTTTTGGCGATGCCTTGGTCAGTTTGATGAAACACAATGATGGGGCCAAAAAAGCCAAGAAGCACATTCGTGTAACCCTACCACTGGTATTTGCTGCGTTCCTGCCGATGCGGATGTTAAAAAAAGTGAATGCATTGGTGCAAGAAGAACCGGATGCTTTATTATTGCTAGAAGACCACTCCATAGAACGAACCACCGATATGGAGATTTTTATCCATACCAAAGAAGGATTGATTCCGGGCATGGGTCATGTGGATGCTGCCATAGGCGAGTGTGTTTACAGCTATGGCAATTATGACGATTCCACCTGGAAGTTAGGGGGCTTTTTAGCTGATGGCGTTTTGGTTGAAATGCCCAAGACCGAACATGTTAAACAGGCGCTGAAAGTTGAAAAGAAAATTTTAATGGGCTATGGCCTCGCACTGACGCCAGAACAAAAAAAAGGGGTTCAGGAGCAGCTGGATGATCTCCTGTCTCACGTTCTTCCTTGGGAGCCAAAGGCGGAGCAGGCGGACAAAGGCGAAATCAAAGGAAATGCAAAGGATTTTGAGGATGTTTCCAGTCAGCTTTATAACGATGCAAAGGCCAGTTTTTATAAATTTAAACAGGGCAACGAGTTTAAAACCTATTATGCCCTGGGAACGAATTGTGTCAAGTTGGTGGATACGCTTGTCGGTAAAACCGGAATTGATCTGATCAAGATCAATGGCATTATTACTCCCGGTGCCTATCTGGATTATCTGGATCGTCTTTATGACCGGGGCGATTCCATTGTGGTTTCCCGTACCCTGTATCAGGACATTGAAAATAAGAGGGAAAAGGAAATAACAGTTAGTCCGGCCTAG
- a CDS encoding Crp/Fnr family transcriptional regulator: MNKNLDVLRKVKLFDGIDENLEAMLKCLGGEEKNYDRGEIILLTGQPVTTVGVILSGEVQVIQEDYYGNRSILTELSPSHIFGEAFASAGIKESPVTVLAKTNTAVMFLGIERIINTCPNSCVFHNHLIENLLKILARKNILLSSKNQLLSRRTIQDKVLSYLSLQAEKKGNLAFEIPFTRNELADFLCVDRSALSRVLSKLQKDGIIEYDHNHFKLL, from the coding sequence ATGAATAAAAATTTAGATGTTTTAAGAAAAGTTAAATTATTCGATGGCATCGACGAAAACCTGGAAGCCATGCTAAAGTGCCTGGGTGGTGAAGAAAAAAATTATGACCGGGGGGAGATTATTTTACTGACTGGCCAGCCGGTAACCACTGTGGGGGTTATTTTATCGGGAGAAGTCCAAGTTATTCAAGAGGATTATTACGGTAATCGATCCATTCTCACGGAACTAAGTCCCAGCCATATTTTTGGCGAAGCTTTTGCCAGTGCCGGTATTAAAGAAAGCCCCGTCACGGTGCTGGCAAAAACCAACACAGCCGTCATGTTTCTGGGGATCGAACGGATTATTAATACCTGTCCTAACTCCTGTGTGTTTCACAATCACCTGATTGAGAATCTACTGAAGATACTCGCCCGAAAGAACATCCTCCTCAGCAGTAAAAACCAGTTGTTATCGCGGCGGACTATTCAAGACAAGGTACTCTCCTATCTGTCGTTACAGGCCGAAAAAAAAGGGAACCTCGCTTTTGAGATTCCCTTTACGCGCAATGAATTAGCTGATTTTTTATGTGTCGACCGCAGTGCCCTATCCCGGGTTCTTTCCAAACTTCAAAAAGACGGAATCATTGAGTACGACCACAATCATTTCAAGCTGCTTTAA
- a CDS encoding ATP-binding protein encodes MIRKIITIDENKCNGCGLCAEACHEGAIGMVDGVAKLLRDDYCDGLGDCLPSCPTGAITFVEREAAAYDEAAVLENMKKKETTQNSGAKKAGGCPGTQAKTIVRETIATDDGPEPLPCGCPGSSSKAIVRETVATEKPAPTEALESQLRQWPVQIKLAPVNAPYFNGAHLLIAADCTAYAYADFHNRFIKNKITLIGCPKLDAVDYADKLTEILKRNEIKSVTVVRMEVPCCGGITAAVTTALKDSGKMIPWQVLTVTTDGKVLEND; translated from the coding sequence ATGATCCGAAAAATAATTACAATAGATGAGAATAAGTGCAACGGCTGTGGATTATGTGCAGAAGCCTGCCATGAAGGCGCAATTGGAATGGTTGACGGCGTGGCCAAATTACTACGTGACGACTACTGCGACGGATTGGGAGATTGTCTGCCAAGTTGTCCCACCGGAGCGATAACCTTTGTGGAACGGGAAGCGGCAGCTTATGACGAAGCCGCGGTCTTAGAAAATATGAAAAAAAAGGAAACGACACAAAATAGTGGCGCGAAAAAAGCAGGCGGATGTCCGGGAACCCAAGCAAAAACCATTGTCCGAGAAACGATAGCGACCGATGACGGACCGGAACCACTGCCATGCGGATGCCCCGGCTCATCTTCTAAGGCCATTGTTCGGGAAACCGTGGCTACGGAGAAACCAGCACCAACTGAAGCGCTCGAATCACAACTTAGACAATGGCCGGTTCAAATTAAGCTGGCACCGGTTAATGCCCCTTATTTCAATGGTGCCCACTTGTTGATTGCGGCAGATTGTACCGCCTATGCCTATGCTGATTTTCATAATCGCTTTATCAAAAATAAAATTACCTTAATCGGTTGTCCAAAACTAGATGCCGTTGACTATGCGGATAAGCTGACTGAAATATTAAAACGTAATGAGATTAAAAGCGTTACTGTCGTCCGAATGGAAGTTCCCTGTTGCGGAGGGATTACTGCAGCAGTTACCACGGCACTTAAGGATTCAGGAAAAATGATTCCATGGCAGGTATTGACCGTCACTACTGATGGAAAAGTATTGGAGAATGATTAA
- a CDS encoding AAA family ATPase yields the protein MAFNIAVAGKGGVGKTSLTGMLIEYLVAEGLGPILAVDADANANLNEVLGEEVELSIGEIKEEVNHAEMDGVPLPPGVTKTDFLRLRLNQAVAEGNGYDLLVMGRSQGAGCYCYVNGILKTQLDMLAGNYQYIIVDNEAGMEHLSRGTLGRIDMLILVSDCSRRGIQAVGRIKELVSELKLKVPVIKLIVNRAPDGVLNEGTAEEIKNQGLDLIGVVPLDQNVFEFDAYGKPLVDLPSDSPAKVALRDIVNKLELIKNGKK from the coding sequence ATGGCTTTTAATATTGCAGTTGCGGGTAAGGGTGGCGTTGGTAAAACAAGTCTTACCGGTATGCTTATTGAATATTTAGTTGCAGAAGGTCTGGGTCCAATTTTAGCAGTGGATGCCGATGCCAATGCAAACCTTAACGAAGTACTGGGGGAAGAAGTGGAACTTTCCATTGGTGAGATTAAAGAAGAAGTAAATCATGCCGAAATGGATGGGGTACCATTGCCTCCAGGTGTGACAAAAACAGACTTTTTGAGACTTCGGTTAAATCAGGCCGTTGCCGAAGGAAATGGTTATGATCTTCTGGTTATGGGTCGCAGCCAGGGTGCTGGTTGTTATTGTTATGTTAACGGAATCTTAAAAACTCAGCTTGATATGCTGGCAGGTAACTATCAATATATTATCGTTGATAATGAAGCGGGGATGGAACATCTAAGCCGGGGAACGCTCGGTCGAATTGACATGCTTATTCTTGTCAGCGACTGTTCCCGTCGCGGGATTCAGGCAGTTGGCCGAATCAAAGAGTTGGTTTCTGAACTTAAACTGAAAGTACCAGTGATTAAGCTGATCGTCAACCGCGCCCCAGATGGCGTTTTAAACGAAGGAACAGCCGAAGAAATTAAAAACCAGGGGCTTGATCTTATTGGTGTTGTGCCATTAGATCAGAATGTGTTTGAATTTGATGCTTATGGCAAACCGTTGGTTGATTTACCATCTGATTCGCCAGCCAAGGTTGCGCTACGCGATATTGTCAACAAACTTGAACTGATCAAAAACGGAAAAAAATAA
- the acsV gene encoding corrinoid activation/regeneration protein AcsV, protein MNKVRFNIKGKRSVDLIASDGENLLEAARRAGVMIDSPCSGNVTCGKCKVKIESGQVRTEKSRHISEAEMAQGIVLSCNSTIIEDIEVEVPDLASSFVNEMQITDLSVNENKNIKYVRKKMIKEGMTNASRLWSEIIKLPCPSIEDNSADEDRLKLYFKQQLGYEDIAISLNVIKKLPDAFRKNDFLIEVVYLKRREVAEILDVKPANSEKSVLYGIALDIGTTSVSACLVDMNTNEILTKASMGNAQVKYGADVINRIVYSEKPGGLEKLRRAIVDESINNLIEKLVNTIGISKEDIYEVCAAGNTTMNHLLLGLNPDYLRREPFIPVINDIPEMKCAELGITVNPEGKIYLAPSVASYVGGDITAGVFAVPVWMREDFTMLVDLGTNGEIVFGNKDFLMTCACSAGPAFEGGEISCGTRAVPGAIEQVTINDGDLRPFYNTIGQVSPVGICGSGIIDLICEMKRTGIINGKGRMERELNHPRIKFDEYGIGQYYLYSKELDNGSKDVYITEIDIDSFIKAKGAVFSAIYILMESLDMSIDVLENIYVAGGIGTNLDITNAIALGMLPDIPVEKYYYIGNSSMQGCYLALTLSEGKDKIREISQNMTYMELSVHPTYMDEFISACFIPHTNMNLFPSLEN, encoded by the coding sequence ATGAATAAGGTGCGATTTAATATTAAAGGAAAAAGATCGGTTGATTTAATCGCGAGCGATGGAGAAAATTTACTAGAAGCCGCCAGAAGAGCTGGTGTTATGATTGATTCACCGTGTAGCGGAAACGTGACCTGCGGTAAATGCAAGGTTAAAATAGAGTCGGGTCAGGTTAGAACAGAAAAATCCAGGCATATTTCTGAAGCAGAAATGGCCCAGGGGATCGTACTTTCATGTAATTCAACCATCATAGAAGATATCGAGGTGGAAGTACCGGATTTAGCGTCTTCTTTTGTAAACGAAATGCAGATCACCGATCTATCGGTCAATGAGAATAAAAATATTAAATACGTACGTAAGAAAATGATCAAAGAAGGAATGACCAATGCCAGCCGACTCTGGTCTGAGATCATCAAGTTGCCGTGTCCCAGCATTGAAGATAACAGTGCTGATGAAGATCGTCTAAAGCTTTATTTTAAGCAGCAATTAGGCTATGAAGATATTGCCATCAGTTTAAATGTCATCAAGAAACTGCCAGATGCTTTTAGAAAGAATGATTTTTTGATCGAAGTCGTTTATTTAAAACGCCGGGAAGTGGCTGAAATTCTGGATGTCAAACCGGCAAACAGTGAAAAATCGGTTCTGTACGGGATTGCTCTGGATATTGGGACAACTTCGGTGTCGGCCTGTCTGGTCGATATGAATACCAATGAAATTTTAACAAAGGCTTCAATGGGGAATGCCCAGGTTAAATATGGGGCGGATGTTATCAATCGAATTGTTTATTCAGAAAAACCTGGTGGCTTGGAAAAACTGCGCCGTGCCATAGTTGATGAGAGCATCAATAACCTTATTGAAAAACTGGTCAATACCATTGGCATCAGCAAAGAAGATATTTATGAGGTCTGTGCGGCCGGAAATACGACCATGAACCACTTGCTGTTGGGGCTTAATCCGGACTATTTAAGACGGGAACCATTTATCCCGGTCATTAATGACATCCCCGAAATGAAATGTGCAGAATTAGGGATTACTGTTAATCCGGAAGGAAAAATATATTTAGCTCCTTCGGTTGCCAGTTACGTAGGCGGCGATATTACCGCCGGTGTTTTTGCGGTACCCGTTTGGATGCGGGAAGATTTCACCATGCTGGTGGATCTGGGAACAAACGGCGAAATTGTCTTTGGAAATAAAGATTTTCTGATGACCTGCGCCTGTTCAGCCGGACCTGCTTTTGAAGGCGGTGAAATTAGCTGCGGTACCCGGGCTGTGCCTGGAGCGATTGAGCAAGTTACTATCAATGACGGAGACTTAAGGCCTTTTTATAATACCATTGGTCAGGTTAGCCCAGTGGGAATTTGTGGTTCAGGGATCATCGACTTAATTTGCGAGATGAAACGAACGGGTATAATCAATGGAAAAGGCCGAATGGAACGGGAGCTGAATCATCCTCGAATCAAGTTTGATGAATACGGCATTGGTCAGTATTATCTCTACTCCAAAGAATTGGATAATGGTTCTAAAGATGTATATATTACGGAAATTGACATTGACAGTTTTATCAAGGCAAAAGGAGCGGTCTTCTCCGCGATCTATATTTTAATGGAAAGTCTGGATATGTCCATTGATGTTCTGGAAAATATCTATGTCGCCGGGGGTATCGGTACCAATCTGGATATTACCAATGCTATCGCCCTGGGGATGTTGCCAGATATCCCGGTGGAGAAATATTACTACATCGGTAACAGCTCGATGCAGGGATGTTACCTGGCATTGACCCTCAGTGAAGGAAAAGACAAGATTCGGGAGATTTCTCAGAATATGACGTATATGGAATTAAGCGTCCACCCAACTTATATGGATGAGTTCATATCAGCCTGTTTTATCCCCCATACCAATATGAATTTATTTCCTTCCCTGGAAAACTGA
- a CDS encoding DUF3786 domain-containing protein, producing the protein MENTLRDETAIEEKRKDKIPYEHYKGLLKDHNPQMIAANSTCPYNEKDNFFTVTLMGTPYKVTYPQGDVTDLDSRDFDNYKLKTMILRYLINAKGVKATGENIAYRDVSGGNVYYPCFEGRCLKRFAFTFNYNLDGLKKAMAVLKAEPQSIGDLSWRFEVINNMFMTAILWIGDDEFPPEAQILFDANFPSAFSAEDMAVMGDIFIPALKELSKK; encoded by the coding sequence ATGGAAAATACGTTACGGGATGAAACCGCAATTGAAGAAAAAAGAAAAGATAAAATACCCTACGAACACTACAAGGGCTTGTTAAAGGACCATAATCCCCAGATGATTGCGGCTAACAGTACCTGTCCTTATAATGAAAAAGATAATTTTTTCACAGTCACCCTGATGGGAACGCCATATAAGGTGACCTATCCTCAGGGTGATGTGACTGATCTGGACAGCCGGGATTTTGATAATTATAAACTCAAAACCATGATTTTACGGTATTTGATTAATGCTAAAGGGGTTAAGGCCACCGGCGAAAACATCGCCTATCGGGATGTTTCCGGTGGGAATGTCTACTATCCCTGTTTTGAAGGGCGTTGTTTAAAACGTTTTGCCTTTACCTTTAATTACAATCTTGACGGTTTAAAAAAGGCCATGGCTGTTCTAAAAGCAGAGCCACAAAGTATTGGTGATCTTTCATGGCGTTTTGAAGTCATTAATAATATGTTTATGACTGCTATTCTCTGGATTGGGGATGATGAATTCCCACCGGAAGCGCAAATATTATTTGATGCTAATTTCCCCAGTGCCTTCAGTGCTGAGGATATGGCCGTAATGGGTGATATTTTTATTCCGGCATTAAAAGAACTCAGCAAAAAATAA
- a CDS encoding DUF3786 domain-containing protein gives MKQSKILNIDPHFSESSYIINRDLFKNFDPVAMSQKSLCPFDPKNGRFEIMVLGESYFVLHPSGLVLNAREEEFDNYSVKIFILRYLMNANGKEATNEWISFKEFPDGPIYYSNFHKRCIQVFAQIGNERPEQLKHYMSLQKAKTYGKGDLSWQFTVTPGVDLIWILWFGDDEFEAEAQILFDKKLTDVFNIKDLAILGDVLMISLKTFTLSLDSKKN, from the coding sequence ATGAAACAATCAAAGATACTAAATATTGATCCCCATTTTTCGGAAAGTAGTTATATCATCAACCGGGATTTATTTAAAAATTTTGATCCTGTTGCGATGAGTCAAAAGTCTCTTTGTCCCTTCGATCCGAAAAATGGGCGGTTTGAAATAATGGTCCTGGGTGAATCCTATTTTGTACTTCATCCCAGCGGTCTGGTTTTGAATGCCCGAGAGGAAGAATTTGATAATTACTCGGTCAAAATTTTTATTCTTCGCTACTTAATGAATGCCAACGGAAAAGAAGCAACCAACGAATGGATCAGCTTTAAAGAATTTCCGGATGGGCCCATTTATTATTCGAATTTTCATAAACGCTGTATTCAAGTTTTTGCGCAAATTGGCAATGAGAGGCCGGAACAGCTTAAACACTATATGAGCCTGCAAAAAGCTAAGACCTATGGTAAGGGTGATCTTTCCTGGCAGTTTACGGTGACACCGGGGGTTGATCTCATCTGGATTTTATGGTTTGGCGATGATGAGTTTGAAGCAGAGGCTCAAATATTATTTGACAAAAAATTAACAGACGTCTTTAATATTAAGGATTTGGCAATTTTAGGCGATGTTTTGATGATTTCGCTGAAAACCTTTACGCTCTCTTTAGACTCTAAAAAAAATTAG
- the acsD gene encoding acetyl-CoA decarbonylase/synthase complex subunit delta, translating to MPYKKAEQKFSGKINACEIGVGDAAISIGGENSLPFLGTEGFKTAVGIAISDTTDEWSDCFGTIYGDDLKNPAALAKAAVEKSGADFLLIKLESADPNGADNSVENCVATAVAVEAAISVPLVVEGCKNADKDAKLLEKVAQALEGKNVVLFSAVEDNYKTIGAAGGMAYGQKVAAESSVDINLAKQLNILLTQLGVKGKDILMDVGSAAVGYGFEYVASTMDRIRLAGLGQNDESLQMPIMTNISGEAWGVKEAVSTLEDAPEWGDQEARGVGMEVSTAAACVVGGSNAIIVRHPESVKAIKSLVAGIIG from the coding sequence ATGCCATACAAAAAAGCAGAACAAAAATTTAGTGGCAAGATCAACGCATGTGAGATAGGTGTAGGAGATGCAGCTATCAGCATTGGCGGAGAAAACTCATTACCATTTTTAGGTACTGAAGGCTTCAAAACCGCAGTTGGAATCGCAATCTCTGACACAACCGATGAATGGTCAGATTGCTTTGGAACAATTTACGGTGACGATCTTAAAAACCCAGCGGCTTTGGCAAAAGCAGCAGTAGAAAAATCAGGTGCGGACTTCTTATTAATTAAACTTGAAAGTGCTGATCCAAACGGTGCTGACAATTCAGTCGAAAACTGTGTCGCGACAGCGGTAGCTGTAGAAGCGGCAATTAGCGTACCTTTAGTTGTAGAAGGATGTAAAAACGCAGACAAAGATGCTAAGTTACTGGAAAAAGTTGCTCAAGCTCTTGAAGGAAAAAATGTGGTTTTATTTTCTGCTGTAGAAGACAATTACAAGACCATCGGTGCTGCCGGCGGAATGGCTTACGGACAAAAAGTAGCCGCAGAATCCTCAGTTGATATCAACCTTGCAAAACAATTAAATATCTTATTAACACAATTAGGTGTTAAAGGAAAAGATATTCTGATGGATGTTGGTTCAGCAGCTGTAGGCTATGGCTTTGAGTATGTTGCATCAACCATGGATCGTATTCGTTTAGCTGGCCTAGGTCAAAATGATGAAAGTTTACAAATGCCAATTATGACTAATATTTCTGGTGAAGCGTGGGGCGTTAAAGAAGCGGTTTCCACCCTTGAAGATGCACCGGAATGGGGCGATCAGGAAGCACGCGGGGTTGGTATGGAAGTATCAACAGCGGCAGCTTGTGTTGTTGGCGGATCAAACGCAATCATCGTAAGACATCCAGAATCAGTTAAGGCGATCAAAAGCTTAGTTGCTGGAATCATAGGTTAG
- the acsC gene encoding acetyl-CoA decarbonylase/synthase complex subunit gamma has protein sequence MAVKGLDIFKLTPKTNCKECGFPTCMAFSMKAATGAVPIEKCPYISEESKELLSEATAPPMKTIKVGAGETEKALGGETVLFRHEKTLVNKNLFAVELSDAMSDADVDAICATLQKVNYDRIGEMMSVEVVAVRFVSDAAKFAALVKKVADCGKIPMIVTVDAEVAKAAVAGAGAGAIIMGATKDNAAAMVDVAKAADAVLGVSADSIEALHDLVEAIEKMGYKKLVLNVGETSIKEAYANAVDIRTAAIKGNDRTFGYPSVVFANKLATGDINLQIALASAFVLRYGSIIVMEEMDFNAALPLFGLRQNIFTDPQKPMRVEPKVYEFNKPTGNDPVLVTVDFALSYFVVAGEIERSKVPAYLAIPDAGGYSVLTAWAAGKFGSSVIANFIKENNVADVTTSRKLILPGKVAVLQGDLAELLPEWEVIVGPNEAMQLPKFLRDMQA, from the coding sequence ATGGCAGTAAAAGGTTTAGATATTTTTAAACTCACTCCTAAGACAAACTGTAAAGAGTGTGGTTTCCCAACATGTATGGCTTTCTCTATGAAAGCAGCTACTGGTGCTGTACCCATCGAAAAATGTCCATACATTTCAGAAGAGTCCAAAGAATTATTATCAGAAGCAACAGCTCCACCAATGAAAACTATCAAAGTTGGCGCTGGCGAAACTGAAAAAGCGCTTGGTGGCGAAACAGTCTTATTCAGACATGAAAAAACATTGGTTAACAAAAACTTATTTGCAGTTGAATTATCAGATGCAATGAGTGACGCTGATGTGGATGCGATTTGTGCTACTTTACAAAAGGTAAACTATGACCGTATCGGCGAAATGATGTCGGTTGAAGTTGTCGCCGTACGTTTTGTTTCTGATGCAGCTAAATTTGCGGCTTTAGTTAAAAAAGTTGCAGATTGCGGAAAAATTCCAATGATCGTGACTGTTGATGCTGAAGTAGCAAAAGCAGCGGTTGCAGGTGCTGGCGCTGGCGCTATCATCATGGGCGCAACCAAAGATAACGCAGCAGCGATGGTAGACGTAGCTAAGGCTGCAGATGCTGTTCTTGGTGTTTCTGCAGACAGTATCGAAGCACTACACGACTTAGTTGAAGCAATTGAAAAAATGGGCTATAAAAAACTGGTATTAAACGTAGGCGAAACTTCCATTAAAGAAGCTTACGCAAATGCAGTTGATATTCGTACCGCAGCAATCAAAGGCAATGACCGAACATTTGGCTATCCTTCAGTCGTGTTTGCCAACAAACTGGCAACTGGCGATATCAACCTACAAATTGCTCTGGCATCGGCTTTTGTTCTGCGATATGGTTCCATTATTGTTATGGAAGAAATGGACTTTAACGCTGCATTGCCGCTGTTTGGTTTAAGACAAAACATCTTTACCGATCCTCAAAAACCAATGCGTGTTGAACCGAAGGTTTATGAATTTAACAAACCAACCGGTAATGATCCTGTTTTAGTTACTGTTGACTTTGCATTATCTTATTTTGTTGTTGCTGGTGAAATTGAACGATCTAAGGTTCCTGCCTACCTGGCAATTCCAGATGCAGGTGGTTACTCTGTTCTGACCGCTTGGGCTGCTGGTAAATTTGGATCAAGCGTTATTGCTAACTTCATTAAAGAAAACAACGTTGCCGATGTAACGACATCTCGTAAGTTAATCTTACCTGGTAAAGTTGCCGTTCTTCAGGGCGATCTAGCTGAATTACTACCTGAATGGGAAGTAATCGTTGGACCAAACGAAGCAATGCAATTACCGAAGTTCTTAAGAGACATGCAAGCATAA
- the acsE gene encoding carbon monoxide dehydrogenase/acetyl-CoA synthase methytransferase subunit, translated as MSKFMVIGERIHCISPAIRQAFADRNPEPILLRAKEQLEAGADYLDLNIGPAERGGEELMQWGVKLLQENFDNVPLALDTANMKAIEAGIQVYNRSKGKPIVNSADAGDRIEYVDLAAANDAMVIALCSKEGVPGNKDERIAYCSELLERGMERGMEPTDLLFDPLFIVIKGMQDQLVDVLEAIQMITDMGLLTTGGLSNVSNGAPKHIRPLLDCAVLAMAMQCGFSSAIVNPCDKRLRETIVACDIIKNNILYADSVLEF; from the coding sequence ATGTCAAAATTTATGGTTATTGGTGAAAGAATTCACTGTATCTCTCCTGCAATTCGTCAGGCTTTCGCAGATAGAAACCCTGAGCCAATTCTTTTAAGAGCAAAAGAACAATTAGAAGCGGGCGCAGACTACTTGGATTTAAACATCGGACCGGCTGAAAGAGGCGGCGAAGAATTAATGCAATGGGGTGTTAAATTGCTCCAGGAAAACTTCGATAATGTCCCATTAGCGCTTGATACAGCGAACATGAAAGCGATCGAAGCGGGAATCCAGGTTTATAACCGATCAAAAGGAAAACCAATTGTAAACTCTGCAGATGCAGGCGACCGTATTGAATATGTCGATTTAGCAGCAGCTAATGACGCGATGGTTATCGCTCTTTGCTCTAAAGAAGGTGTGCCAGGAAATAAAGACGAACGTATTGCTTACTGTTCAGAATTATTAGAACGTGGTATGGAACGAGGAATGGAACCAACAGATTTATTGTTTGATCCATTATTCATTGTAATCAAAGGCATGCAAGATCAATTAGTTGATGTATTAGAAGCAATCCAGATGATTACTGACATGGGCTTGTTAACAACGGGTGGACTTAGCAACGTATCTAACGGTGCGCCAAAACATATCCGTCCATTATTAGACTGTGCTGTTTTAGCAATGGCGATGCAATGTGGATTCAGCTCTGCAATCGTTAATCCTTGCGACAAACGATTAAGAGAAACAATCGTAGCTTGCGATATTATCAAAAATAATATCCTTTATGCAGATTCAGTACTTGAGTTCTAG